The Primulina eburnea isolate SZY01 chromosome 13, ASM2296580v1, whole genome shotgun sequence genome includes a region encoding these proteins:
- the LOC140810018 gene encoding galactinol synthase 2-like, whose protein sequence is MAPEISNAAVRHASSGLSKAGSMQSRAYVTFLAGDGDYVKGVVGLAKGLRKVDSAYPLVVAVLPDVPAEHRRILLEQGCIVREIEPVYPPENQTQFAMAYYVINYSKLRIWEFVEYSKMIYLDGDIQVYDNIDHLFDMEDGYFYAVMDCFCEKTWSHTAQFKIGYCQQCPDKVRWPKQLGPKPSLYFNAGMFVYEPSLSTYHDLLDILKITPPTPFAEQDFLNMFFKDVYRPIPNVYNLVLAMLWRHPENVNLEEVKVVHYCAAGSKPWRYTGEEANMQREDIKMLVKKWADIYEDETLDYNFNSEAAPAAAETQLAAVLTEAGGVHFIATPPTA, encoded by the exons ATGGCTCCGGAGATTTCTAACGCCGCCGTGAGACATGCCTCCTCCGGGTTGTCCAAAGCCGGCAGCATGCAGAGTCGGGCTTATGTGACATTCTTGGCTGGCGATGGTGATTATGTGAAAGGTGTCGTGGGGCTGGCCAAAGGGTTGAGGAAGGTGGATTCTGCTTACCCTCTAGTGGTGGCGGTTCTGCCTGATGTTCCGGCTGAGCACCGCCGTATTCTGCTGGAGCAAGGGTGCATAGTCAGGGAGATCGAACCTGTTTATCCGCCGGAGAACCAGACCCAGTTTGCTATGGCTTATTACGTGATCAACTACTCCAAGCTTCGGATTTGGGAG TTTGTGGAGTACAGCAAGATGATATACCTGGATGGTGATATCCAGGTTTATGATAACATAGACCACTTGTTTGACATGGAGGACGGCTACTTTTACGCAGTAATGGACTGTTTCTGTGAGAAGACATGGAGTCACACCGCACAATTCAAGATTGGTTACTGCCAGCAGTGCCCTGACAAAGTACGGTGGCCTAAACAGTTGGGCCCCAAGCCCTCTCTCTACTTCAACGCCGGCATGTTTGTCTACGAGCCCAGTCTTTCCACTTATCATGATCTCTTGGACATACTCAAGATTACACCTCCAACACCTTTTGCAGAGCAG GATTTCTTGAATATGTTCTTTAAGGACGTTTACCGGCCGATTCCCAACGTGTACAACTTAGTGCTGGCCATGCTATGGCGCCACCCAGAAAACGTGAATCTGGAGGAGGTGAAGGTGGTCCACTACTGTGCCGCAGGGTCAAAGCCATGGAGGTACACCGGCGAAGAAGCTAACATGCAGAGAGAAGACATCAAAATGCTTGTAAAGAAATGGGCAGATATTTATGAAGACGAGACACTGGATTACAATTTCAACTCCGAGGCGGCGCCGGCGGCAGCAGAAACCCAACTGGCGGCGGTGCTGACGGAGGCCGGTGGTGTTCACTTCATCGCCACCCCTCCAACAGCTTGA